From Streptomyces sp. NBC_00683, one genomic window encodes:
- a CDS encoding trypsin-like serine protease — MTSGRRKGFITFPAAVAALALGTAALSAVPAQATDSPQPAGKQSVQQRSTASQAELRETVKGSVAELQQGESGAPAEADNGSEPTPEASGRTIDPKIIGGTPATLSEAPWMVQLHYYDDKGTADETDDEGYFCGGTLVAPAKVLTAAHCVDGLDWQANGAVLGGTAQLPVGDDLHGGTAVSVWRQWVNPNYDDAAIKGDVAVLTLGSALPYKTLQPAASGDTARYKTGTPATVYGWGRTSSTSDDISPTLLKASVPVQADSACSGYFGGDFVAGQMVCAGTPASGQDAGTVSPCNGDSGGPLVVNGRIAGVVSWGTTDCVAAGAYGVYAKTATFAGLVNPRIDDANLNFDDKADLFARASTGEGFNYYSRGTSVGSRESVGNWEGINLVRQADVNRDFYQDYVYRTTAGELWWWGYDSAADAYTEHKIGTGWTNLRNITFTGDVTGDGLVDLTANDSAGKLFLWTGRGNGTFAPKVQIGVGWSSYQVYGKGDYSGDGKPDLIARDGQAVLWMYKGTGSASAPFSGRVKVGSGWNFTAYATTGDVTGDGRADFIVRDTAGELWAYKSTGSATVPFATAARIKLGTGWKSYSLLG; from the coding sequence GTGACATCTGGCAGACGGAAGGGCTTCATCACCTTCCCCGCGGCGGTCGCCGCGCTCGCGCTGGGGACCGCGGCCCTGTCCGCAGTTCCCGCGCAGGCCACCGACTCGCCCCAGCCGGCCGGAAAGCAGAGCGTTCAGCAGCGCTCGACGGCCTCGCAGGCCGAACTGCGCGAAACCGTCAAGGGTTCGGTCGCGGAGCTGCAGCAGGGCGAGTCCGGTGCACCCGCAGAAGCGGACAACGGCTCGGAGCCCACGCCGGAGGCTTCCGGGCGGACCATCGACCCGAAGATCATCGGTGGTACCCCCGCCACGCTCAGCGAGGCCCCGTGGATGGTGCAGCTGCACTACTACGACGACAAGGGCACCGCCGACGAGACCGATGACGAGGGCTACTTCTGCGGGGGCACGCTCGTCGCCCCCGCGAAGGTCCTCACCGCCGCGCACTGCGTGGACGGTCTGGACTGGCAGGCGAACGGAGCCGTCCTCGGCGGCACCGCGCAGCTTCCGGTCGGCGACGACCTCCACGGCGGTACGGCGGTCAGCGTCTGGCGTCAGTGGGTCAACCCGAACTACGACGACGCCGCCATCAAGGGCGACGTCGCCGTTCTGACGCTCGGCTCCGCGCTCCCGTACAAGACGCTGCAGCCGGCGGCGTCCGGTGACACGGCGCGCTACAAGACCGGCACGCCGGCGACCGTCTACGGCTGGGGGCGCACCAGCTCCACCAGCGACGACATCTCGCCGACCCTGCTCAAGGCCTCCGTGCCCGTGCAGGCGGACTCGGCGTGCTCCGGTTACTTCGGCGGCGACTTCGTTGCGGGGCAGATGGTCTGCGCCGGAACGCCGGCCAGCGGCCAGGACGCCGGTACGGTCTCGCCGTGCAACGGCGACTCGGGCGGGCCGCTCGTGGTCAACGGCCGGATCGCCGGTGTCGTCTCGTGGGGAACGACCGACTGCGTGGCAGCGGGTGCGTACGGCGTGTACGCCAAGACCGCCACGTTCGCCGGGCTGGTCAACCCCCGCATCGACGACGCCAACCTCAACTTCGACGACAAGGCGGACCTGTTCGCCCGCGCGTCGACGGGCGAGGGCTTCAACTACTACTCGCGGGGCACCTCGGTCGGCAGCCGCGAGTCGGTGGGCAACTGGGAAGGCATCAACCTGGTCCGCCAGGCCGATGTCAACCGTGACTTCTACCAGGACTACGTCTACCGCACCACGGCGGGCGAGCTCTGGTGGTGGGGTTACGACAGTGCCGCCGACGCCTACACCGAGCACAAGATCGGTACCGGCTGGACCAACCTGCGCAACATCACCTTCACCGGTGATGTGACGGGCGACGGTCTGGTGGACCTGACGGCCAACGACTCGGCCGGCAAGCTGTTCCTGTGGACGGGCCGGGGCAACGGCACGTTCGCACCCAAGGTGCAGATCGGTGTCGGCTGGAGCTCGTACCAGGTGTACGGCAAGGGCGACTACAGCGGGGACGGCAAGCCGGACCTGATCGCCCGCGACGGCCAGGCGGTGCTCTGGATGTACAAGGGCACCGGTTCCGCCTCCGCCCCGTTCTCCGGACGCGTCAAGGTGGGCAGCGGCTGGAACTTCACCGCGTACGCCACGACCGGTGACGTGACGGGTGACGGCCGCGCCGACTTCATCGTCCGTGACACCGCGGGCGAGCTCTGGGCGTACAAGAGCACGGGCTCGGCCACGGTTCCGTTCGCCACTGCGGCGAGGATCAAGCTCGGCACGGGCTGGAAGTCCTACAGCCTGCTCGGCTGA
- the rho gene encoding transcription termination factor Rho — MSDTTDLMGVTADKSVDSSAPAEGAATGTTARRRRSGTGLEGMVLAELQQVASGLGIRGTARMRKSQLIEVIKEAQAGSSSAPKTASKAAAAPAGTDAESKPKRRATSKSRTGDESAAAAEKPAAQQQIDIPGQPASDDQPTGERRRRRATAQAGSPDTKGDVKAEARTEPQAESKTEGRQDRGDERGEAKGDAKAESAADTAEGRRGDRQDRGQRGERGERGDRRDRQRDRRGKGDDQGQQGGGQRRQGQGQSQGQGGQGQSQGQSQGQQGGGGQQDDAYDDEGGRRGRRGRYRDRRGRRGRDDFATDVQVADDDVLIPVAGILDILDNYAFIRTSGYLPGPNDVYVSLAQVRKNGLRKGDHVTGAVRQPKDGERREKFNALVRLDSVNGMAPETGRGRPEFQKLTPLYPQDRLRLETDSNILTTRIIDLVAPIGKGQRGLIVAPPKTGKTMILQAIANAITVNSPECHLMVVLVDERPEEVTDMQRSVKGEVISSTFDRPAEDHTTVAELAIERAKRLVELGHDVVVLLDSITRLGRAYNLAAPASGRILSGGVDSTALYPPKRFFGAARNIEDGGSLTILATALVETGSRMDEVIFEEFKGTGNMELKLDRKLSDKRIFPAVDVDASSTRKEEILLGSDELAVVWKLRRVLHALDQQQAIELLLDRMKKTQSNAEFLLQIQKTTPGNGND, encoded by the coding sequence GTGAGCGACACCACCGATCTGATGGGCGTGACTGCCGACAAGAGCGTCGACAGCTCTGCGCCCGCCGAAGGTGCTGCCACTGGCACCACCGCACGGCGCCGCCGCTCCGGCACCGGCCTCGAGGGCATGGTCCTGGCCGAGCTGCAGCAGGTCGCGTCCGGCCTCGGCATCAGGGGAACTGCGCGGATGCGCAAGAGCCAGCTGATCGAGGTCATCAAGGAGGCGCAGGCCGGGAGCTCCTCCGCACCCAAGACTGCCTCCAAGGCTGCTGCCGCCCCCGCCGGTACGGACGCCGAGAGCAAGCCCAAGCGGCGTGCCACGTCCAAGTCGCGTACGGGTGACGAGTCCGCCGCCGCGGCCGAGAAGCCCGCGGCCCAGCAGCAGATCGACATCCCCGGTCAGCCGGCCAGCGACGACCAGCCCACGGGCGAGCGTCGTCGTCGCCGGGCGACCGCGCAGGCGGGCAGCCCCGACACCAAGGGCGACGTCAAGGCCGAGGCCAGGACGGAGCCGCAGGCCGAGTCGAAGACCGAGGGCCGTCAGGACCGCGGCGACGAGCGCGGCGAGGCTAAGGGTGACGCGAAGGCCGAGTCCGCCGCCGACACCGCCGAGGGCCGCCGCGGAGACCGCCAGGACCGCGGCCAGCGCGGTGAGCGTGGCGAGCGCGGTGACCGCCGTGACCGTCAGCGCGACCGGCGCGGCAAGGGCGACGACCAGGGCCAGCAGGGCGGCGGCCAGCGCCGTCAGGGTCAGGGCCAGAGCCAGGGTCAGGGTGGTCAGGGCCAGAGCCAGGGCCAGAGCCAGGGCCAGCAGGGCGGCGGCGGTCAGCAGGACGACGCCTACGACGACGAGGGCGGCCGGCGTGGCCGTCGGGGCCGTTACCGCGACCGCCGTGGCCGTCGTGGCCGCGACGACTTCGCGACCGACGTCCAGGTGGCCGACGACGACGTCCTGATCCCCGTCGCGGGCATCCTGGACATCCTCGACAACTACGCGTTCATCCGGACCTCCGGCTACCTGCCGGGCCCGAACGACGTGTACGTCTCGCTCGCCCAGGTCCGTAAGAACGGCCTGCGCAAGGGTGACCACGTCACCGGTGCGGTGCGCCAGCCCAAGGACGGCGAGCGCCGCGAGAAGTTCAACGCGCTGGTCCGCCTCGACTCGGTGAACGGCATGGCGCCGGAGACCGGCCGCGGCCGTCCCGAGTTCCAGAAGCTGACCCCGCTGTACCCGCAGGACAGGCTCCGTCTGGAGACCGACTCCAACATCCTGACCACCCGGATCATCGACCTGGTCGCCCCGATCGGCAAGGGCCAGCGAGGCCTGATCGTGGCCCCGCCGAAGACCGGTAAGACCATGATCCTGCAGGCGATCGCCAACGCGATCACGGTCAACAGCCCCGAGTGCCACCTGATGGTCGTCCTGGTCGACGAGCGTCCGGAAGAGGTCACCGACATGCAGCGGTCGGTGAAGGGCGAGGTCATCTCCTCGACCTTCGACCGTCCCGCCGAGGACCACACCACGGTCGCCGAGCTGGCCATCGAGCGCGCGAAGCGCCTCGTGGAGCTGGGTCACGACGTGGTCGTCCTGCTGGACTCGATCACCCGTCTGGGCCGTGCGTACAACCTGGCCGCACCGGCCTCGGGCCGCATCCTGTCCGGTGGTGTCGACTCGACCGCGCTGTACCCGCCGAAGCGCTTCTTCGGTGCCGCGCGGAACATCGAGGACGGCGGCTCGCTGACGATCCTGGCCACCGCGCTCGTCGAGACCGGCTCGCGCATGGACGAGGTGATCTTCGAGGAGTTCAAGGGCACCGGCAACATGGAGCTCAAGCTCGACCGGAAGCTCTCGGACAAGCGCATCTTCCCGGCGGTGGACGTGGACGCGTCCAGCACCCGTAAGGAAGAGATCCTGCTCGGCAGCGACGAGCTCGCGGTTGTCTGGAAGCTGCGCCGGGTGCTGCACGCACTCGACCAGCAGCAGGCGATCGAGCTGCTCCTGGACCGCATGAAGAAGACGCAGTCCAACGCGGAGTTCCTGCTCCAGATCCAGAAGACGACGCCGGGTAACGGCAACGACTGA
- the thrB gene encoding homoserine kinase: MAGPAFRAAAVRVRVPATSANLGPGFDALGLSLGLYDDVVVRVADSGLHIDIAGEGAETLPRDESHLLVRSLRTAFDLLGGQPRGLEIVCANRIPHGRGMGSSSAAICAGIVAARAVTTGGDARLDDAALLELATEIEGHPDNVAACLLGGFTLAWMDGGAARAIRMDPADSVVPVVFVPATPVLTETARGLLPRTVPHVDAAANAGRAALLVEALTRRPELLLAATEDRIHQEYRAPAMPQSVELVNRLRADGVPAVISGAGPTVLALTEEGSADKVTRLAGEGWAANRLALDTTGASVLPLAG; encoded by the coding sequence ATGGCCGGTCCCGCGTTCCGAGCTGCCGCCGTCCGGGTGCGCGTCCCCGCAACCAGCGCCAACCTCGGCCCCGGTTTCGACGCCCTGGGCCTCTCGCTGGGGCTCTACGACGACGTCGTCGTCCGGGTCGCCGACTCCGGGCTGCACATCGACATCGCGGGTGAGGGCGCCGAGACGCTGCCCCGCGACGAGAGCCACCTGCTCGTACGCTCCCTGCGCACGGCCTTCGACCTGCTCGGCGGACAGCCCCGCGGCCTCGAGATCGTCTGCGCCAACCGCATCCCGCACGGCAGGGGCATGGGCTCCTCGTCCGCCGCGATCTGCGCCGGCATCGTCGCCGCGCGTGCCGTGACGACGGGCGGCGACGCCCGCCTCGACGACGCGGCCCTGCTGGAGCTGGCCACCGAGATCGAAGGGCACCCCGACAACGTCGCGGCCTGCCTCCTCGGCGGTTTCACGCTCGCGTGGATGGACGGCGGAGCGGCCCGGGCCATCAGGATGGATCCTGCGGATTCCGTCGTTCCGGTGGTTTTCGTCCCGGCCACGCCCGTGCTCACCGAGACGGCACGCGGTCTGCTGCCGCGCACGGTTCCGCACGTGGACGCCGCTGCCAACGCCGGTCGTGCGGCCCTCCTCGTAGAGGCCCTGACCAGGCGACCCGAGCTGCTGCTCGCGGCCACCGAGGACCGGATCCACCAGGAGTACCGGGCCCCCGCGATGCCGCAGAGCGTGGAACTTGTGAACCGGCTGCGCGCCGACGGCGTCCCTGCTGTCATCTCCGGAGCGGGGCCGACCGTGCTCGCTCTGACGGAGGAAGGCTCGGCCGACAAGGTCACCCGGCTGGCGGGTGAGGGATGGGCCGCGAACCGGCTCGCGCTCGACACCACGGGCGCGAGCGTGCTGCCGCTCGCCGGGTAA
- the thrC gene encoding threonine synthase, whose protein sequence is MTSKGTHQWRGIIEEYRDRLPVTSTTPVVTLREGGTPLVPAQVLSERTGCEVHLKVEGANPTGSFKDRGMTMAITRAKEEGAQAVICASTGNTSASAAAYAVRAGMVCAVLVPQGKIALGKMGQALVHGAKILQVDGNFDDCLTLARSLSDNYPVALVNSVNPVRIEGQKTAAFEIVDALGDAPDIHVLPVGNAGNITAYWKGYKEYAGDGLSTHTPRMWGFQASGSAPIVRGEIVKDPATIATAIRIGNPASWQFALDARDESGGFIDEVTDRQILSAYRLLASQEGVFVEPASAASVAGLLKAAEEGKVDPGQKIVCTVTGNGLKDPDWAVAGAPQPVTVPVDAVTAAQKLGLV, encoded by the coding sequence ATGACCAGCAAGGGCACCCACCAGTGGCGCGGCATCATCGAGGAGTACCGGGACCGTCTTCCGGTCACGAGCACGACGCCGGTCGTCACGCTCCGTGAGGGTGGCACGCCGCTCGTTCCGGCGCAGGTCCTCTCCGAGCGCACGGGCTGCGAGGTGCACCTCAAGGTCGAGGGCGCCAACCCCACGGGGTCGTTCAAGGACCGCGGCATGACGATGGCGATCACCCGGGCCAAGGAGGAGGGCGCGCAGGCCGTCATCTGCGCCTCCACCGGAAACACCTCCGCGTCCGCCGCCGCGTACGCGGTGCGGGCCGGCATGGTCTGCGCCGTACTCGTACCGCAGGGCAAGATCGCGCTCGGCAAGATGGGGCAGGCCCTCGTCCACGGCGCGAAGATCCTCCAGGTCGACGGCAACTTCGACGACTGCCTGACCCTGGCCCGCAGCCTCTCGGACAACTACCCGGTGGCGCTGGTCAATTCGGTCAACCCGGTCCGGATCGAGGGCCAGAAGACCGCCGCGTTCGAGATCGTCGACGCGCTCGGCGACGCCCCCGACATCCATGTCCTGCCGGTCGGCAACGCGGGCAACATCACGGCCTACTGGAAGGGCTACAAGGAGTACGCGGGGGACGGGCTGTCCACGCACACCCCCCGTATGTGGGGCTTCCAGGCATCCGGCTCCGCGCCCATCGTGCGCGGCGAGATCGTCAAGGACCCGGCGACCATCGCCACCGCGATCCGGATCGGAAACCCGGCCTCCTGGCAGTTCGCCCTGGACGCGCGGGACGAATCGGGCGGTTTCATCGATGAGGTGACGGACCGGCAGATTCTCTCCGCGTACCGTCTGTTGGCCTCCCAGGAGGGTGTTTTCGTCGAGCCCGCGTCGGCCGCCTCCGTGGCCGGTCTGCTCAAGGCCGCCGAAGAGGGCAAGGTCGACCCGGGCCAGAAGATCGTCTGCACCGTCACGGGCAACGGCCTCAAGGACCCCGACTGGGCCGTCGCGGGCGCTCCGCAGCCGGTCACGGTCCCCGTGGACGCGGTCACCGCCGCCCAGAAGCTGGGCCTGGTGTAA
- a CDS encoding homoserine dehydrogenase: MMRTRPLKVALLGCGVVGSEVARIMTTHADDLAARIGVPVELAGVAVRRPSKVREGIDPALITTDATALVKRGDIDVVVEVIGGIEPARSLITTAFEHGASVVSANKALLAEDGAALHATAGKYGRDLYYEAAVAGAIPLVRPLRESLAGDKVNRVLGIVNGTTNFILDKMDTSGAGYSEALDEATALGYAEADPTADVEGFDAAAKAAILAGIAFHTRVRIGEVHREGITEVTAADIASARRMGCTVKLLAICERAADGRSVTARVHPAMIPLSHPLASVREAYNAVFVEAEAAGQLMFYGPGAGGAPTASAVLGDLVAVCRNKIGETTGPGESAYTRLPVSPMGEVVTRYHISLDVADKPGVLAQVATVFAEQGVSIDTVRQQSRQDGDGEASLVVVTHRAPDAALSGTVEALRKLDTVRGVASIMRVEGE, encoded by the coding sequence ATGATGCGTACGCGTCCGCTGAAGGTGGCGCTGCTGGGCTGTGGAGTGGTCGGCTCAGAGGTGGCTCGCATCATGACGACGCACGCCGACGACCTCGCCGCGCGCATCGGTGTGCCCGTCGAGCTCGCGGGTGTCGCCGTGCGCCGTCCCTCCAAGGTGCGGGAGGGCATCGACCCCGCGCTGATCACCACCGATGCGACCGCCCTGGTCAAACGGGGTGACATCGACGTCGTCGTCGAGGTCATCGGGGGCATCGAGCCCGCCAGGTCGCTCATCACGACCGCCTTCGAGCACGGTGCGAGCGTGGTCTCCGCCAACAAGGCACTGCTCGCCGAGGACGGCGCCGCCCTGCACGCCACCGCCGGGAAGTACGGCCGGGACCTCTACTACGAGGCCGCCGTGGCCGGTGCCATTCCGCTCGTACGTCCGCTGCGCGAGTCGCTCGCCGGGGACAAGGTCAACCGGGTGCTCGGCATCGTCAACGGCACGACCAACTTCATCCTCGACAAGATGGACACGAGCGGAGCGGGCTACTCCGAGGCGCTCGACGAGGCCACCGCGCTCGGCTACGCCGAGGCCGACCCGACCGCGGACGTCGAGGGCTTCGACGCCGCGGCGAAGGCCGCGATCCTCGCGGGCATCGCCTTCCACACCCGGGTGAGGATCGGCGAGGTGCACCGCGAGGGCATCACCGAGGTCACCGCCGCCGACATCGCCTCCGCCCGCCGCATGGGCTGCACCGTCAAGCTCCTCGCCATCTGCGAGCGCGCCGCCGACGGCAGGTCCGTCACCGCCCGCGTGCACCCCGCGATGATCCCGCTCAGCCACCCGCTGGCCTCCGTCCGCGAGGCGTACAACGCGGTCTTCGTCGAGGCCGAGGCGGCCGGGCAGCTGATGTTCTACGGTCCCGGCGCCGGTGGCGCCCCGACCGCGTCCGCGGTCCTCGGCGACCTGGTCGCCGTCTGCCGCAACAAGATCGGCGAGACCACCGGCCCCGGTGAGTCCGCGTACACGCGTCTGCCGGTCAGCCCCATGGGCGAGGTCGTCACGCGGTACCACATCAGTCTCGACGTGGCCGACAAGCCGGGCGTACTCGCCCAGGTGGCAACGGTCTTCGCCGAACAGGGCGTATCCATCGATACGGTCCGCCAGCAGAGCCGACAGGACGGAGACGGCGAGGCATCCCTCGTCGTCGTCACCCACCGCGCGCCCGACGCAGCCCTCTCCGGGACCGTCGAAGCGCTGCGCAAGCTGGACACCGTGCGCGGTGTCGCCAGCATCATGCGTGTTGAAGGGGAGTAA
- the lysA gene encoding diaminopimelate decarboxylase gives MSRSAHPAGPRHADVYTEGHYSAPATDLNVLDEKVWARTVTRDTDGALTVGGIEVARLAEEFGTPAYFLDESDFRARCRAWADAFGPDADVFYAGKAFLSRAVVRWLQEEGLNLDVCSGGELVTALDAGMPAERIAFHGNNKTVAEIERAIEAGVGRIVLDSFQEIVRVSHIAQQLGKRQRVQIRVTVGVEAHTHEFIATAHEDQKFGIALADGQAAEAVRRALTLDGLELIGIHSHIGSQIFDMAGFEVSARRVVQLLAEIRDEHGVELPEIDLGGGLGIAYTSEDDPREPHEIAKALRDIVTRECESAKLRTPRISVEPGRAIVGPTAFTLYEVGTIKPLEGLRTYVSVDGGMSDNIRTALYDAEYSVSLVSRSSDAEPMLVRVVGKHCESGDIVVKDAFLPSDLAPGDLIAVPATGAYCRSMASNYNHALRPPVVAVRDGRARVIVRRETEEDLLRLDVG, from the coding sequence ATGAGCCGATCCGCACACCCCGCCGGGCCCCGTCACGCAGACGTCTACACCGAGGGCCACTACAGCGCCCCCGCGACCGACCTGAACGTGCTGGACGAGAAGGTCTGGGCCCGCACCGTCACCCGCGACACGGACGGCGCGCTCACCGTCGGCGGGATCGAAGTCGCCCGGCTGGCCGAGGAGTTCGGCACCCCGGCCTACTTCCTCGACGAGAGCGACTTCCGGGCGCGCTGCCGCGCCTGGGCCGATGCCTTCGGGCCGGACGCCGATGTGTTCTACGCCGGGAAGGCCTTCCTGTCGCGCGCCGTCGTGCGCTGGCTCCAGGAAGAGGGACTGAACCTCGACGTGTGCTCCGGCGGCGAGCTCGTCACCGCGCTGGACGCCGGCATGCCCGCCGAGCGCATCGCCTTCCACGGCAACAACAAGACCGTCGCCGAGATCGAGCGGGCCATCGAGGCCGGTGTCGGGCGGATCGTGCTCGACTCCTTCCAGGAGATCGTCCGCGTCTCGCACATCGCCCAGCAGCTCGGAAAGCGTCAGCGCGTACAGATCCGTGTGACGGTCGGCGTCGAGGCCCACACCCACGAGTTCATCGCGACGGCGCACGAGGACCAGAAGTTCGGTATCGCGCTGGCCGACGGACAGGCCGCCGAGGCGGTGCGCAGGGCGCTCACCCTCGACGGGCTCGAACTCATCGGCATCCACTCGCACATCGGCTCGCAGATCTTCGACATGGCCGGCTTCGAGGTCTCCGCGCGGCGCGTGGTGCAGCTGCTCGCCGAGATCCGCGACGAGCACGGCGTCGAGCTCCCCGAGATCGACCTCGGCGGCGGCCTCGGTATCGCGTACACCTCCGAGGACGACCCCCGCGAGCCGCACGAGATCGCCAAGGCGCTCAGGGACATCGTGACCCGCGAGTGCGAGTCGGCGAAGCTGCGGACCCCGCGCATCTCCGTCGAGCCGGGGCGCGCCATCGTCGGACCCACCGCGTTCACGCTGTACGAGGTCGGCACCATCAAGCCCCTCGAGGGCCTGCGTACGTACGTCAGTGTCGACGGCGGCATGTCGGACAACATCCGCACCGCGCTGTACGACGCCGAGTACAGCGTCTCCCTCGTCTCGCGCAGCTCCGACGCCGAGCCCATGCTCGTGCGCGTCGTCGGCAAGCACTGCGAGAGCGGCGACATCGTGGTCAAGGACGCCTTCCTGCCCTCGGACCTGGCCCCCGGCGACCTGATCGCCGTGCCGGCCACCGGGGCGTACTGCCGCTCCATGGCGAGCAACTACAACCACGCCCTGCGGCCTCCGGTCGTCGCCGTGCGCGACGGCCGGGCGCGGGTGATCGTCCGGCGCGAGACGGAGGAAGATCTTCTGCGTCTCGATGTCGGCTGA